TTCTGAAATCAATGCCGCCAGTCCCTGTTCTGACGACGGGAATTTGTTCATATCAATTGCGTAGCGTTCGAGTGCCGACTGAAACATTCCGATCTGCGTTTTCACAGAATTGATGTCTGCTTTCTCTTTGCTGCCCAGCAGTCGCGGGCCCACCAGCGACACCAGCAGGACCAGAATGGCCATCACGATCAGCAGCTCCGTCAGCGTGAAGCCACGGCGTGAGTTCTTAATCAGGTTCAGATTTCGTTTTTTCATCTGTGCATTCCTTTCGTAAATGCTGAGCGAACCGCGTCAGCCCATCGATGTACTCATTTCAAATACCGGAAGCAGCAGTGCCACAATGACAAACAGCACGGCACTTCCCATGACCATTAACAACGCCGGTTCAATCAGACGAACCATTGTATCAAGTTGCCGAGCCACCTTTTTGTCGATGCCGTCGGCAATGTTATTCAGAACTCGTTCCAGATTATTGGCTTCTTCCGCGATGCTGATCATGGCCATCACATTGGATGGAATCAGCCCGCACTTCGACAGAGGTTCCGAAAGAGTCGCACCGGAAGAAATGTTTTCTGCCGATTCGCGAATAGCACTGCCCAGCACGACGTTGCCTGACGAATCGCTGCTGATCTCCAGAGCCTTCAGCATGGGCACTCCGTTTCGAAGCAGCGTTCCCAGAATACGACAGAAACGTGATGTTGCTCCGTTCAGAAAAATGGGCCCGAAGACCGGCAATCGAGTTTTCGCACGATCGATTTTCCGGCGTCCGTCCGGCGTCGCAGCCCACTTCCGAATGGCAATCACGACACCCATCAGTGCTAACGCAACCAGAATGCCGAATTTCCCCAGAAAATCGCTGAGCCAAAGCAGAACAACGGTGGCCGTTGGCAGAGTTCCTTCGCGTTCCAGTTGAGCGAACAGGTCGCCGAATTTGGGGACGAAAAACACGATCAACACAATCGTGACAATCGACCCGGCCGTGGCCAGAAAGGCGGGATACGCCATCGCGCCACGAATTTTGGCCCGCAGCTCCTCCTGCCGTTCCAGAAACTCGGCCGTCTGTTGCAGCGATTCTTCCAGAAACGCACCTTCCGCTCCCGCGCACAATGCTGATCGTCAGTTCGTTAAAGACGTCACTGTGAGCTTTCATGGCTTCATGTAACTGTGCTCCTTCCGAAATGCGACTGCGCACATCAGCCAGCACCGACTGCAGCCGATCGTTGGGAGTTTGTTGGATCAAAACTTCCAGCGACTGCAGCATCGGCACCCCGTTGGCCAGCAGATCGGACAACTGAGTGAGCGTGCTGGCCAGCAGTTCTGTCTTGATCGGACGATTAAATTTCAGGCCGAAAGAAGGAGCTTTTGACGGCTTCACGTCGATGGGAAACAGTGCCTTATCCGTCAACAAAGCCATCACATCATTGCGCGACTCGGCTGTAATCAGGCCGCTGACGTCCTGACCTGCCATGTTGCGAGCTGTGTAGGCAAATTCCTGCATGATTTGAAATGATTGGTTGTCATCGATCAGTCATGGTGTGTCAGCAAGCGGCACAGGCCAATGCCAGGCAACAACCGGCGTGCGTGCGAGCTAACAAAACCGCATGTTGCACTAATCCGCTTTGGTCACTCGCAGCACTTCGTCGATACTTGTTTTCCCGTGAAGCACTTTCCGCCAGCCGTCGTCGCGCAGAGTCCTCATCCCTGCAGCAACCGCTGCTTTGCGAATCAGGTCGGTGCCAGCCTTGTCGTGCGCCAGCTTGCGGACTTCGTCGTTTGCTTCCAGGAGTTCGTAAATGCCCATTCGTCCGGAGAATCCGGTTCCACGACAGTTGCGGCAGCCAACCGGACGGTAAATGGTGGTTCCGTAGGTGATTTCATCGAAAGGAAAGTCGTCGGGAACTTCGTTATACGCTGGCTGATATTCTTTGCAGCAGTCACGACACAGCCGCCGTACCAGCCGCTGAGCCATAATGCCTTCCACGGTGCTGGACACAAGAAACGGTTCGACTCCCATATCCACCAGACGCATGAAGCGCCGGCTGCGTCATTGGTGTGCAGGGTGCTGAACACCATGTGACCGGTCAGAGAAGCCTGAATTGCATTTTCGGCTGTTTCAAAGTCACGAATTTCCCCGACCAGCACGACATCCGGATCGTGCCGCAGAATACTTCTCAGACTTGCAGCAAACGTCAGCCTGACCTTGTGATTCACCTGAATCTGGTTGATGCCTTCGAGCTGATACTCAATTGGATCCTCGGTGGTGATGATCTTGTTTCGTTCCGAACGAATTTCCGCCACGCGCTGTACAGTGTCGTTGTCTTGCCCGAACCTGTGGGGCCGGTGACCAGCACAATGCCGTGCGGCATGCGGATCAGTCGCTGAAACTGTTCATTTACGTCGTCTTCCATGCCGATGCCGGCCAGAGAAAACGACAGTGCGTCTTTGTCCAGAACGCGCATTACGACGCTTTCGCCGTGCAGCATCGGAATGATCGAAACGCGAATATCAACTTCGCGCCCCGACACGCGAATCTTGATTCGACCGTCCTGTGGAATGCGTTTCTCCGCGATATTCAGGTGAGCCATAATCTTCAGGCGACTGATGATGGCGGCCTGAAAACGATTCAGTTCCTGGGGAACGGGCTGAGTCTGCAGGACTCCGTCAATCCGATAGCGGATCTTGATTCCGGATTCCTGAACCTCCATGTGAATGTCACTGGTGCGCGACTTCACTGCTTCGACCAGAATGTCATTTACCAGTCGCACCACCGACGCCTGCTGAGCCATCGCGGCTGCTTCAGATTCGTCGAACTCCAGCTCACCGATCACTTCCAGTCCATCGGCCGGTTCTTCCACCTGAGCCATCAGCCCATCCAGAGTTTCCGCGCCGACCCCAAGATGGGATTTGATCAGCGTGGCCACCTCGTGGGGAAGTGCGAGCACCGGATTGACGTACAGGCCAGTGGCCGCCGCGACAGCGTCCGGCCCCTGCACATCAAACGGATTTGAAATCACCAGAGTCACTTCGTCGTCGGTGCGTTCGATCGGGAATACACTGTGACGGTGAATCAGCCGCAGCGGAAAACCCTTCAAGAGCGACATATCGACCGACTGTTCGGCGAGGTCAACCAGCTTCAGATTCAACGACTGACCGATTGCCTGCAAGGCCTCCAGGTCATTCGCCAATCCCAGATCATCCGCAAGGCGCACCAGGCCGCGCGCAGGATCGGAGAAAGCCTGTCTGGCAAGCTTTAACTCAGTCCGCGACAAACGGCGCGCAGAATTGTCTCGGGAGGTGGCACCCGTGAGTGCAGTGGACATGAACAACTCCTGCCGGCGCAGGTGTAGAGGAGGGAGGAACAGGCGGGACTGGCGACTCTCCATAACTCACCAGCTGGCAAACAGGTTATATTCAAGCCGACCTGATCACAACCGTTATCTCAGGATCACAACTGTTCTCTCATCTGGTACAGGAAATTCGGACTGCGATTCCGGCTTTCGGTCCAGACAAGTTCCCCCCGTCCCTGCGGGTTAAGCCAAAGATTCGGGTTATTCCGGCCTCAGACGTCCATTCAGTGACTGAATTGACAGCTTCCCGGGAAAATACGGGCGGATGCGATTGGATCTGCAGGATTGCGTTTCACTTTCGCGAATCATGTGGCGTTTCGCTTGTTTCCGACTGTCGAAAACACTCCAATCTGGGCCGGATTTTTGTGCGAACCCCGCTGAAGGTGTGGAGTTGCGCAGTTTGAGGACAGTGGTTTGCTTCTCCGCTTAGAAAAGAACAGGACTTTTTGACGATGGCCGCCAAGGTTTACTACGACGACGATGCCGATTTGAGTCTTCTGAAAGACAAGACGATTGCGATTATCGGCTACGGCAGCCAGGGACACGCACAGGCTCAGAATCTTCGCGACAGCGGTTGCAATGTCATCATTGGACAGCGCCCGGGTGGCCCGAACTACGATCTTGCAATCAGTCATGGCTTCAAGCCGATGTCCGCTGCTGATGCTGCGGCACAGGGTGACCTGGTGAATATCCTTCTTCCGGATGAGCTCCAGGGGGATGTCTACCGAAACGATATCCGGCCGAATCTGAAGTCCGGCAACCTGCTGATGTGTTCCCATGGATTCAATATCCACTTCGGGCAAGTTGTCCCGCCAGCTGGTGTAGACGCTGCACTGGTTGCTCCAAAAGGTCCCGGGCACCTCGTGCGAAGTGAATACGAAGCCGGTGGTGGAGTTCCTAGCCTGATCGCCCTCAGCGAAGGTGCATCAGAGACGTCGCGGCAGCTCGCACTCGCGTATGCCAAGGGGATCGGTGGAACCAGAGGCGGCGTGATTGAGACGTCTTTTGCTGAAGAGACCGAAACCGATCTCTTTGGAGAGCAGGTTGTTCTGTGTGGCGGCGTCAGCGCGCTGGTGAAAGCCGGTTTCGAAACGCTCGTTGAAGCTGGCTATCAGCCGGAAATGGCCTACTTTGAATGTATGCATGAACTCAAGCTGATTGTGGACCTGTTTTACCAGGGCGGCCTGAACTACATGCGGTACAGCGTTTCGAACACGGCGGAATATGGTGACTATTCAACCGGGCCCCGAATCGTAACAGAGGAAACAAAGGCGGAAATGAAACGCGTTCTGACCGAAATTCAGAACGGCACTTTCGCCCGCAACTGGTTGCTGGAAAATAAAGCGGGGCAACCGTCGTTCCACGCCACACGTCGACGTGAACGCACCCACGAAATCGAAGTCGTTGGCAAGCAACTGCGACGTATGATGAGCTGGATTAAGGCGAAAGAAGTCTGATCACAAGGCCGTTGGAGAACCTATTCCTGATCGGCAGCGCCGTACAAGAACGGAATGTCCTGCTCGGGAGATGTCCAACGGATTCGCGATTATTGAGCCCGGCATCTGCACAGATGCCGGGCTTTTGTTTTTCATTGGCTGATGATTTCCATAAAGGCATTTACAGAAGACTCAGAACCTTCGGCGAACGCTGATGTCCTGTTCGAGTTCAAACAGCTCAACCGGATTCATCTTGAATTGCAGCATCCTCGCCGTGGGCCTCCCGTTGTCACCCCCTTTGCGCTGCATGGTGATTCGCCCGATACGAAGGCTGCCATATCGAGTCAACGAAACCTCTCCATCGCCATAGAATGCAGTGGCTTCCTGGGTCGATCGAATCGTCCATCTCCGTTGTACAGACAAGTTGCTCTCCGGGTCTTCACCAGCTCCCTCTGACACTCCAGCCTCGACGGCTTTACCCTTCAGTGTCACCATGATCCAGTCGGCGGCCTGTTCACCGTTTCCGGCCAGAAGATCGCTGACAATGGTTTCACGATTCTGCCGGAAGAATTCGATCACAGCTTTTTGATCTTCATCCGGCAACTCATTCAGGAACATCCGGCGTTCATCTCTCCCTGACTTCAGCGGTGGCTTTTCTCCAACGAAGAGTTTCAATGCTTCATGGACATTCCCGGGCATGTTCCACATTTCTGCGTATGTTTTCAGCCAGCGTTTGTCGATTTGATTGAACCCGTTCCTGTTACTGACGAGCTTGACGGAGATGCGCTCAAACGACGTTCCTGTCTTCGTCGTGATACGAACTTCAACATCCGCCTTTTGTCCGTGGGGCTTTGTTGCCTGCACTCCGAGAATGTCGTCTCGTCCGTATCCCATTGCGCGAAGCCACTCCTGAGCTTCTGAATGATTCTTCCAGTCATTGAACGCATCCCGGATTTCATCTTCGTTCCGGAACCCTGCCCTGGCTGTGGCTGATCCCAGAGCAATCTCCTCTTCTCTCAATCGTTCCTGCCCGCCGGTTGCCGCATGAGTTTCATGTTCTGCCCGGCATGCTGGATTCGGCAGGATGCTGAGGGAGCAGACGCTGAACAGGAAGAGTTTGACACACATTTGCATAGGTGCCTCGCAGTGCGATGACAGTCTTGTGGGGATGATGTCAGCAATATTCCGAAGCGAAGGTGGTACGTGTTCGTGGGCGAACTCTTCTTGAGTTCACTCGTATTCGGAGCAGCGGAAATAAATGCCGCGACTAGATCATGGTCGGTCAGAATCCTTCACTGAGGAGTGACTCCGTCATTGTGCCGGGATTTTGTTGCCGGTCAATCAGTTCGCGTACTGGAGTGTTCTCATGCAGTCAGAGAACGCAGATCAACCAGCCGTGAAAATTCAGTCATTTGATGGATTACGCATGCATTCAAATGAAACCAGCGTTTTGCAGAATCCAGAATGACGCTGTCCGTTGAGATTACAATTCCATCCACCCGAGAGAGTTCATCGTCGGGATTCGGGTGCAGTTCTGTGTGCCAGTTCCAGGAGTTGCGCACAGCCTGTTCGTCCAGTATTTGTTTCAGGCGTCCGCTGTTGGAAACGGGTTTGTCGAGCAACCAGGTTGCTTGTTCCACTTTCAGATCTGACAAGACGCGGCCTGTCAGGTTTACGGCCTCCAGCGTCTCCTGAACTCGTTTGTAAGTTCCATGAACACTGGCAAGATCCCGGTAGCAGCCATCCTGACCGACGAACACATACGCATCGCTCAACGCGCTTTCGATTGTGATCAGCAAATTGAATCCATCGATGAATACCTGCTGGCCCTGAAGGTCGTGATTATCAACCTGATTCGTCTGTCGATTCGTCCGCTGACTGTCGGAACAGGCAGATCGCATGAGCAACATTCGCTGGCGTTCAGAAAGCTGGAACTTGTCGCCGACCAGTTTTAGCGACGAAGCAGTGGCGTAGTGGCGACTCAGCAACCAGCAGTATTCGGAAAGAGCTTCCCGCAGCTTCGGAATCTGCTGATCAGAAAAAAACGATGCATCTTCCGGATGCGTGCCGCGATGTCGTCGCTCAT
This portion of the Planctomycetaceae bacterium genome encodes:
- a CDS encoding type II secretion system F family protein produces the protein MCAGAEGAFLEESLQQTAEFLERQEELRAKIRGAMAYPAFLATAGSIVTIVLIVFFVPKFGDLFAQLEREGTLPTATVVLLWLSDFLGKFGILVALALMGVVIAIRKWAATPDGRRKIDRAKTRLPVFGPIFLNGATSRFCRILGTLLRNGVPMLKALEISSDSSGNVVLGSAIRESAENISSGATLSEPLSKCGLIPSNVMAMISIAEEANNLERVLNNIADGIDKKVARQLDTMVRLIEPALLMVMGSAVLFVIVALLLPVFEMSTSMG
- a CDS encoding ATPase, T2SS/T4P/T4SS family; the protein is MSTALTGATSRDNSARRLSRTELKLARQAFSDPARGLVRLADDLGLANDLEALQAIGQSLNLKLVDLAEQSVDMSLLKGFPLRLIHRHSVFPIERTDDEVTLVISNPFDVQGPDAVAAATGLYVNPVLALPHEVATLIKSHLGVGAETLDGLMAQVEEPADGLEVIGELEFDESEAAAMAQQASVVRLVNDILVEAVKSRTSDIHMEVQESGIKIRYRIDGVLQTQPVPQELNRFQAAIISRLKIMAHLNIAEKRIPQDGRIKIRVSGREVDIRVSIIPMLHGESVVMRVLDKDALSFSLAGIGMEDDVNEQFQRLIRMPHGIVLVTGPTGSGKTTTLYSAWRKFVRNETRSSPPRIQLSISSKASTRFR
- the ilvC gene encoding ketol-acid reductoisomerase — translated: MAAKVYYDDDADLSLLKDKTIAIIGYGSQGHAQAQNLRDSGCNVIIGQRPGGPNYDLAISHGFKPMSAADAAAQGDLVNILLPDELQGDVYRNDIRPNLKSGNLLMCSHGFNIHFGQVVPPAGVDAALVAPKGPGHLVRSEYEAGGGVPSLIALSEGASETSRQLALAYAKGIGGTRGGVIETSFAEETETDLFGEQVVLCGGVSALVKAGFETLVEAGYQPEMAYFECMHELKLIVDLFYQGGLNYMRYSVSNTAEYGDYSTGPRIVTEETKAEMKRVLTEIQNGTFARNWLLENKAGQPSFHATRRRERTHEIEVVGKQLRRMMSWIKAKEV
- a CDS encoding DUF434 domain-containing protein, which encodes MAHERRHRGTHPEDASFFSDQQIPKLREALSEYCWLLSRHYATASSLKLVGDKFQLSERQRMLLMRSACSDSQRTNRQTNQVDNHDLQGQQVFIDGFNLLITIESALSDAYVFVGQDGCYRDLASVHGTYKRVQETLEAVNLTGRVLSDLKVEQATWLLDKPVSNSGRLKQILDEQAVRNSWNWHTELHPNPDDELSRVDGIVISTDSVILDSAKRWFHLNACVIHQMTEFSRLVDLRSLTA